One segment of Parabacteroides sp. FAFU027 DNA contains the following:
- a CDS encoding DUF6527 family protein, with translation MIVQYKFVDTIPDVLEEGVLYISILYCTAIHKCVCGCGNEVVTPLAPEGWKLIFDGKSVSLYPSIGNWNFECKSHYYITNSEVRIARSWDAMINQSPQKSVVKKKRSKKKRKK, from the coding sequence ATGATTGTACAGTATAAGTTTGTTGATACAATCCCTGATGTATTGGAAGAAGGTGTTCTGTATATTTCTATACTTTATTGCACAGCCATACACAAATGTGTTTGTGGCTGTGGCAATGAAGTTGTAACACCTCTTGCCCCAGAAGGGTGGAAGCTAATATTTGATGGCAAATCAGTTTCTCTTTATCCATCAATTGGAAATTGGAATTTTGAGTGTAAGTCGCACTATTATATAACCAATAGTGAGGTTAGAATTGCTAGAAGTTGGGATGCAATGATAAACCAATCACCTCAGAAATCTGTGGTGAAAAAGAAAAGGTCGAAGAAAAAAAGAAAGAAATAG
- a CDS encoding ThiF family adenylyltransferase, with translation MSQQLIDRSPDLKQLRDLGYEIQIKGGYLLIHHIPYVNQAQEIKYGVLVSDLNLRNTTTTAPPSSHVAYFIGEHPCNKDGSKITAIQHASNTQRLQDDLVINHSFSNKPQNGYPDYYCKMSRYAEIISAPAKSIDSSVTEKTFKVIVDENEDAVFRYLDTNSSRANINHISAKFKGQKIAIIGLGGTGAYILDFVAKTPVKEIHLFDGDEFLLHNAFRSPGAASSDDLNQRKPKTQYYEEIYSRMHLNIFSHNTYIGVDNIDVLQGMSYVFIAIDKDSVKKSIIQYLLKLNIPFIDVGLGVNLVDDCLIGSVRVTTGTPDKNDHLFDRISCGDDINNEYASNIQIADLNALNAIMAVVKWKKLSGFYQDLRQEHNSSYSINVSQLANDDCTV, from the coding sequence ATGTCACAGCAACTAATAGATCGTAGTCCTGATTTGAAGCAACTCAGGGATTTGGGGTATGAAATTCAAATAAAAGGTGGATATTTACTTATCCACCACATACCCTATGTAAATCAAGCCCAAGAGATAAAATACGGAGTCCTGGTTAGTGACCTTAATTTACGAAACACAACAACCACCGCACCTCCAAGTAGCCATGTTGCATATTTCATTGGAGAACATCCATGTAATAAAGATGGTAGCAAAATAACTGCAATTCAACATGCCAGTAATACTCAGAGATTACAAGACGATCTTGTTATTAACCATTCATTCTCAAACAAGCCTCAAAATGGTTATCCTGACTATTATTGTAAAATGTCAAGGTATGCAGAAATTATATCAGCTCCAGCTAAATCAATCGACAGCTCTGTCACAGAGAAGACTTTCAAAGTCATAGTAGATGAAAATGAAGATGCGGTTTTTCGATATTTGGATACGAACTCAAGTCGTGCAAATATCAATCATATCTCAGCGAAATTTAAAGGTCAAAAAATAGCAATAATTGGTTTAGGAGGAACCGGTGCGTATATTTTAGATTTTGTTGCAAAGACACCTGTAAAAGAAATTCATCTTTTTGATGGTGATGAATTCTTATTACATAATGCCTTTAGGTCGCCAGGTGCCGCCTCTTCTGATGATTTGAATCAGAGAAAACCCAAAACGCAGTATTATGAAGAGATATACTCAAGGATGCATTTGAATATATTTTCTCATAATACTTACATCGGTGTTGATAATATTGATGTTCTACAAGGGATGTCGTATGTCTTTATCGCAATAGACAAAGATTCTGTGAAGAAATCTATTATTCAATATTTGCTCAAATTAAATATCCCATTTATAGATGTTGGCTTGGGGGTTAATCTTGTTGATGATTGTTTGATAGGTAGTGTTAGAGTAACAACTGGCACCCCAGATAAAAACGATCATTTATTTGACCGTATTTCTTGTGGTGATGATATTAATAACGAATATGCGTCTAACATCCAAATCGCAGACTTAAACGCTTTAAATGCAATTATGGCTGTTGTTAAATGGAAAAAGTTGAGTGGTTTCTATCAGGATTTAAGACAAGAACATAATTCTTCTTATTCAATAAACGTTTCACAACTTGCTAACGATGATTGTACAGTATAA
- a CDS encoding multiubiquitin domain-containing protein — translation MNDFLQKNEDKGNGKHVLRLVINQQNYEWHQQYITGAEVRTLGNIPENEELYLAIKNPWDDELIQIETNVDLARPGLERFYSKAKIYTIIVNGREKKWSEQTISYEQVAILAFENYAESESIVYTVNYTNGPSQNPESSMVKGDTVVVTNKMIFNVTATNRS, via the coding sequence ATGAACGATTTTTTACAGAAAAACGAAGACAAAGGAAATGGAAAACATGTTCTTCGTTTAGTTATTAACCAACAAAACTACGAATGGCATCAGCAGTATATCACTGGAGCCGAAGTGAGAACCCTGGGAAATATTCCAGAGAATGAGGAGTTATATCTCGCAATTAAAAACCCGTGGGATGATGAATTAATCCAAATCGAAACTAATGTCGATTTAGCAAGACCAGGATTAGAGCGTTTCTATTCTAAAGCGAAGATTTATACCATTATAGTAAATGGGCGTGAGAAGAAATGGTCAGAGCAAACAATAAGCTATGAACAGGTCGCAATATTAGCGTTTGAGAATTACGCTGAAAGTGAATCCATTGTGTATACTGTAAATTATACCAATGGTCCATCGCAAAACCCAGAGAGCTCAATGGTGAAAGGGGATACAGTGGTAGTAACTAATAAAATGATTTTCAATGTCACAGCAACTAATAGATCGTAG
- a CDS encoding DMT family protein yields the protein MQGIYSILLLIVSNVFMTFAWYGHLKLQQTGYISNWPLFGVIVFSWMIALAEYMCQVPANRLGFIGNGGPFSLMQLKVIQEVTTLIVFAIFSTMLFKGESLHWNHFAACICLVMAVYFVFMK from the coding sequence ATGCAAGGAATTTATTCAATATTACTTCTCATTGTGTCAAATGTCTTTATGACATTTGCTTGGTATGGACATTTAAAACTCCAGCAAACCGGATATATTAGCAATTGGCCGTTATTTGGGGTGATTGTTTTTTCATGGATGATTGCACTCGCCGAATACATGTGTCAAGTGCCAGCGAACAGATTAGGTTTTATAGGGAATGGCGGACCATTTTCTTTAATGCAATTGAAAGTTATCCAGGAGGTTACGACTTTAATTGTGTTTGCGATCTTTTCAACCATGCTATTTAAGGGAGAAAGTTTGCATTGGAATCATTTTGCAGCCTGTATCTGTCTTGTTATGGCTGTATATTTTGTTTTTATGAAGTAA
- a CDS encoding DMT family protein, producing the protein MQGIYSILLLVASNVFMTFAWYGHLKMKQFSWFHALPLIGVILFSWGIAFFEYKLSK; encoded by the coding sequence ATGCAAGGTATCTATTCCATTCTACTGTTGGTCGCGTCAAACGTGTTCATGACGTTTGCCTGGTACGGCCATTTGAAGATGAAACAGTTCAGCTGGTTTCACGCACTGCCGTTGATTGGGGTGATTCTCTTCAGTTGGGGGATTGCCTTCTTCGAATACAAATTGTCAAAATAA